The following proteins are encoded in a genomic region of Nicotiana sylvestris chromosome 4, ASM39365v2, whole genome shotgun sequence:
- the LOC104240480 gene encoding probable calcium-binding protein CML16 — MMTTLKSDQLKQLKDIFMRFDLDGDGSLTQLELAALLRSLGLKPGGDQLHALLAKIDHNGNGSIEFDELVNAIMPDMNDDILMNQDQLMELFRSFDRDGNGYITAAELAGQMAKMGHPLTYRELSNLMQEADTNGDGVISFNEFANILGKSATDFLGLTVS; from the coding sequence ATGATGACTACTCTAAAATCTGATCAACTCAAACAGCTAAAAGACATATTCATGCGCTTCGACCTCGACGGCGACGGCAGCCTAACACAACTAGAACTCGCCGCCCTCCTCCGCTCTCTTGGTCTCAAACCCGGCGGCGATCAACTCCACGCATTACTCGCCAAAATAGACCACAATGGCAATGGATCCATCGAATTCGACGAACTCGTAAATGCCATAATGCCTGATATGAATGACGATATTTTAATGAATCAAGATCAGCTCATGGAGCTTTTTCGGTCGTTCGATCGCGACGGTAACGGATACATTACCGCCGCTGAACTCGCCGGACAAATGGCCAAAATGGGCCATCCTTTAACGTACCGAGAATTATCGAATCTCATGCAAGAAGCTGATACGAATGGAGATGGTGTAATAAGTTTCAATGAGTTTGCTAATATTCTTGGAAAATCTGCTACTGATTTTCTTGGCCTAACTGTCTCTTAA